The window CAAAAATTCTTGCAAAAATCCATCTAGTGCAAGTAAATTGTGTTGATCAATTTTCTATATCTGCTGCCTTTGGAACTGGTTATCCCAGTTCACTATTAAAAATTACATTGGAAACATGTTGTTGGAGCATATTGTTTCAAGTTATTTGGAGCTATACATTTCTTCTATCACCTTCATGAATATGATCGTATTTTTGTATTTAGTTGATCTTCTGTATTTCAGGAGGCTGCAGACGGCGATGATGATGATCTAGATCTCTTTGGCGATGAGACAGAGGAAGACAAGAAAGCAGCAGAGGAGCGTGAGGTGGCTGTTAAAGCCTCTTCCAAGAAGAAAGAAAGTAAGCCTTTCCTTCACCTTTCGGATTCTTACATTTTCCATTCCGATTCCTTCTTTAGTGTTTCTTATTAAATGTTCACTGAAATCTCAAGCTACTTTGTTTCATGTTTAGGTGGAAAGTCATCCGTTCTCTTGGATGTGAAGCCGTGGGATGATGAGACGGATATGAAGAAGTTGGAGGAAGCTGTTCGAAGTGTAGAGATGCCTGGCCTCTTATGGGGAGCATGTAAACATCATTGCTCTTTgtttttttggttgattataaTCCTTATCAAATACTACTTCCACatcaccccctccccctccctcCCTATTGATCCTATGGCTTTGCTTACAGCTAAGCTTGTTGCTGTGGGATATGGCATCAAGAAGCTGCAAATCATGATGACTATTGTTGATGATCTTGTCTCAGTTGACAGTCTCATTGAAGAGACTCTGACTCAGGAGCCCCACAATGAGTATATCCAAAGTTGTGATATCGTTGCTTTCAACAAGATTTAATATAATCTGCCAGGGCCAGAACTCTTGTTCTTGCATTTATGGTTTATATTTTAGGTATTTAACGTTTGCCATTTTAAAGATTTCACTGTCTTCAACTTCAGTTTCTCATCTCATGTGAGGCGATTGGAGGGAATTTGTGTCTTGCATTTCTGTGTGTTTGAGGCATTTAATGTaggataatttataagatacttaAATTGATAGTAATTGTCTTTTTTGGTAATGTGGTTGATTCGAGGTTCTTATGTTTCAGATCTTTCATGAGGTAGTATGTTTTCATGGAGATGCAAATTGTAATGAttcatttgattattttttttctttcccttttgtTCAAGTAGATCAAATTAGGTTAGGAAGACGATAACGATGGACTAGGGAGGTTAAAAGTCTTGCTGTTCCTTCATTTTCATCCctgtaattttttaatattttaaatttggttCCATGGTTCGAATTCCAACTTATAGCATATTCTAGGGTATTTTTCTATAGAGGTATGAAAATTAGGCGACGATTTTGCTACTCAATTATTGGTCTAATTCTGATAAACTCCTGTCAATAAATCTACTTAAAAGTAACAAGTGCACGCACGTAATGAGCGGACTCACATGGAAACCCCTTTCTTTTAGCCCAAAACAATTCGATCCACAACTACCACATGCTATCTATCTATCTGCTTATTTCATCCACTTCAGATCATGAAGCAATGTGGGATAATAAAATAGATACCCACAACTGCTTATTTCATCCACTTCAGATCATGAAGCAATGTGGGATAATAAAATAGATACCCAACAACACGAGCATAACCCACTAATGGTGGCAAAAGCCTCCCGTCAATCCATCCCAGaattaacacggaggaggtaaatcacggataactattagtctttggaataatgattaacacataaggaagatatttatctcgattttatgaaatttttaatcCGAGATCTCATAATGATAATATCTTATGTACTAACCACTAAATCGTAACGAAAAGATCGAGCATAACCCACTAAGAACCCAGAGAGAATGTTGCCCACCACCATGTTCTGTTTTGTTTCCAACTTTGAGATATAAATAACTCCATTTATTTTCGGAAGCTATTCCAATCTGCAATCGTGCCATGTGGGTGGGTGGGTGTTAGAAGAATCAAGGCTTCTACGTTTCTTTAATTTATGCGCACAGGCACGGCACGGCACATGGTGGAAGGGCCTGTCCTCGTGGCCCACCGATGCAGCATCGAAGGGTTGACCTCATCCATCGGCGATCGctctttcaaaattttgaaatttgaaacttttTTCTCTTAGTTACTTCGAAATAAATAAACGGGCAATGCACTCAAAGCTCTTGTTCTTCTAcccttctctctctttctctctctcgtcCTTCTTTAGGGCTGGAGGAGTCCACACCCGACGTCGGGTCCTGTTCTTGATCTGCGTATTTGGGTTTGGATCGTTTGCCGTGAGGAATGGGTGGGATGTAATGGGAGCTGAGGAAATCTGGAAGTTGGGATGGGGAAGGTGGGAAAGAACCAGTCGGAATCGGCGTTTCCGCCAGCGTCGACAGCGGAGGATGATGCGGGAGACGGATGTACCAGGCTACGTCGGATCGTACGGCTCCGTTGCGTCGCGGCGTTGGTTCTCGGCGTCGCGATGCTGCTCTCCGTAATCTTCTGGCTGCCTCCGTTTTTGAGGCATTACGGCGGTCACAAGGGTCATAGTGGAGATCTGACCTTCGCAGGTGAGAACGAAAGAATTTGTTTCACCAATTTTGGGATCCGATTACTGGATATTCGTTATGGTTCTTCTTAGCTTTTGGATGATTAGCTGGCGTTTTGCTTGTGAAGGTAGTAAGGAtttttttttgctaattcatTATCTGCAGATCCTGCAAGCTATATGTATGTGCTGAAAGACAATTTGGTCGTGGATGTGTGTGTTCTTAGATGACTTCTTTTGGCAGCTAAAGCTTAAATATCTTGTTATTATCTTCTCTAGTCTAAATTTGCCTATTCAAAAAAGAATCAAAAGTTGATAAGAAATGAATCAAGAATCATAAAGTAGACTGTTCGATTGACTGCCTGGTTCGATGGCACTTGCTGGCTTATTGGTGTCTCTCTAATTTTGCTATTTATTTAAAAGGCGCACTAGTTTTTAAAAACTACGTTATCCTTTTCTCTGTTTGATAAATGTCAAACAGCCATTGAACTGCATTTTCTAACCAAACAAAACCTTTATTGATTAGAAACCCGATTTTTATTATTCTTTGTTAAATTATGCATCGTATACAAATTTTAGTGGTCAGATTCCTCAACATTTCACTGGCCATAGTATGTATGTTTCCTCAGATTAATGTcattaatttatcaaataaaatGACTGGATACTACTCTGCTTTACATGAACTGATAAGTTAATTCTTCCAGCTGATATTATTGCAAGCTTCAAACTCCAAAAGTCGCTCTCCATGCTAAATACCAATCTTCCAAGGCTTCAACTCGACATTTTTGAAGAAATTGGTGTTCCAAATTCTTGGGTACCTTTCATGTTTCTCTTATTTCAATTTTCTATAAGACGAACTGTTCTGATATCTTGCTTTACTTTGATTAGGTATCTATTATTTCTTTGGAACCAATTAGCGATACAAATTGGACGACTGTGGTTTTTGGAGTTTTGCCCTACCCCAGTACTGCTATGATATCCTCAACTGCGCTAAGCATTCTCAGGTCCTCGTTTATGTCATTAGTTGTACGTCAGTCGACTTTTCACTTAACCACATCCTTGTTCGGGAACTCATCATCCTTTGAGGTGCTAAAGTTTCCTAAAGGAATTACAATTATCCCTCCACAAAATATTTTCCTTCTGCAAAAAGTACATACATTTTTCActttcaagttgaatttccccaTCAATCAAGTAGAGGATAAAATTGGAGAATTGAGAGACCAGATGAAGGTTGGGCTTCTTCTCACTTCCAATGAGGTTTGCCTCCTTGTTCCTTTTCTTATCCTTTTCAAGTTCATTTAATATGTTTTCTTTGGTAAATAAAGAATACAAATTAATGTGGCAATATTATGATATCTTTAGTATTCATCCAAGTGTCATGAAATGTACCATCTACTAGTTTCAGTGTTGTGCTTTTGGATATGAGTAGCTAGGTAGGTCGCTAGGGGCTCGCTTAATGCCTCTCATGATTCCCACCTATCCAAGTACAAAATGTGGGGCTTATGGCTTTATATTAACAATGCTTTGTTCCGATTCGTCAACAATGCTTTATATTAGTCCTTTTCACTTGAGGAATCCGTTGACCATATTTTAGGAACAGGAATTGAAGCTAGTTCATGTTTTCTAATGTTCACAATTGGGGCGTTTTCTTGGGTTCTTTCAAAGGTTTAAATTTCATTTCTTCTTCACTAACTTTCTGTTTTTTCTGGCTACAAACAGAATCTATACATTAAATTGACAAATTTGGAAGGGTCAACTGTTGCTCCACCAACAAGAGTTCAGATATCTATCATGCTTGCAGTGGGGAATCATCAGCCTTCTCTGAGAAGGTTAAAGCAGTTGGCTAAGAACATCCGGGATTCTTCTGAAGGGAACCTTGGTTTGAACCACACTGTATTTGGTAAAGTAAAGCAGGTCCGTCTGTCTTCTTTTATTCGATATTCTCTCACCAAGAGAGGCAGTGAaataccaagtccagctccacaACCAAATGTAAACCATATTCACCGGTTCCATCACCATTGGCAACATCATGTTCATCATCATCACACAGATGTACCTCCTGTCCTTGCTCCTTCACATAACAATCATGAAAGTCAAGCTTCTAGTTCTTTCCAATATGGATTTCCAAGCAAATCAAAAACTAGAGATCATTTAACTCCAGCTAGTCTGCCTTTGGCTCCTCAGACTAAATCTGCTGCGCATGAAGCAGCCTCAAAACATGTTTCTGCACATGCAGGAGCACCAGCAAGCTCTGCTTTACCTTCGAGTGCGCAATTACTTGCTCCACATGGTAATCAAGATCCTCTACTTCCATCTCCTTGTGTTCTTCCTGTATCACCTTCACCTGCTGTTCCTTTTCACAACGCGCCCACAGGCAGAGGTGGAGAGAATACTGATTCGTGTGATCAGGCACTATCTACTTTACTAGATACTTGTGAGTGGTTCACCAATTAAGTTAGAATGACATTTTCAGTATAATCCAATGAAATTGCAAGTTTTTTCTTGAACAGAAAAATTAGATCATTTGGAAATGTAATTGACATCTGAGGGCTTATAGAAGCATCAATTTAGTGTCATATTATACCTGTTAAAACCTAAGAGAGAGCCCAATCTAACATAAAATGTAATGCATTCATTTAGGTGGGGAACTTGACTAAAAGGGTAGAGTTTCTACCTCTCATCTTCCTATTTACCTCTTTTTAACATGCCTTTAGCAGGCACTCTCAGAACCAAAATCATTAGTGGGGACTAATTCTGATACTATGTTAAAGTAAAAGAGGAATCTCAATCTTACTAGCTCCAAATGCCAATGTAATTAGGAGGAGAACCTCTGTGAATACACAATCTTAATAGATTGTCTTTGTGTCAATCATAAATTGTATATAGTGTGTGTGTGCCGTGCACGCGCGCGTCCATTTCCTGTGTTATTCATAGCAGTCCATAAAAATCGTACAGGAAGCTCCTCGAGTCATACTTAATATGTTTTCAATGTTGCTGGAAATCCATGTTAGATCCATATAATCATTTTGTCTCAAATGCTAGCAACTAACTATTTTTTAGTAGGGGACGTTCTTATGTACAGTTTGTAACCATCTTAGCTGCATTAGACTGGCATTTCTTTTTACAATATTTAGTCTTATTGATTTTAAATCTATTCATAATTTAAGTTTTCTCAAACTTGAAATTTTACTGGCATTGCTTATGCATGTGCAGCTGCTGCTTCTACCAGTTATTCTCCAACGTGGGTTCTTGCACTGCTCATAGCTTTGGTGAGTTTGTAGGAAGCGGGGAGgtccttttatttatttttttagtttttcctTTTTGGTTATAGATTAAACGTATCGTCCAAAGCGGGACAAACTGAGCCCTGTTGTATGATACGAGAACTGAAGTTCGAATCCAAATAGTGCACTTTGTTGAGTGTGGTTAAAATACCACCTGTATATATTAATTGAAGGTAATCAGCAATTAAATTTCTAGTCAAGCCACAAAAGTGGCAGGCCATGGTTACGAACTGCTTATGCTGGGTGCCGAACTCCTGGAAAAGAATTAGAAAAAATAAGGGCAGAACTTTGCCATAAGATATGGAAAAAATATTATATGTTCTTATCCTTTTAATGCGTTAGTTGGTGTCACTTTGATTATCTTATTTAGATGTTATCTCTTTTTTATTTGAGTATGCAGTGGCAGATGACTTGCGTCAGGATACACTTAAATTTGGATCATTAATTGAAGATTGGTCCCATTATTAATCGTTGAATACATTAAATCTGGTGAAGTTGTGTTTTTAGGTTTTGACAATCCATACGTAGGCACAACTCAAATTGGCAGCTTATCGTTTTGAAAGTTTCCATTATTTGTCCTATGTTGATTCTTACACACTTACCAGTAGTACTAGTCTAAACTATTTTGTTTAATACATTAATAACATTACTTTACCATAGGGAAAATTTTGTTTTGCTAGTCTTACTTTTAGATTATATTCGTGGCAGTAGTTTAACAAGTGGGTCATATAGATTCATTTGTCTAATTGATTAATCCTAGACATGATAAGTTTATTTTCACGGAAATTTTCCATCAGCTGACAGAGTTAATTCGGGAAGTATAGATAGATCATAATTGACGGCTCATGAGTGATTCGAGCGCCATGGGGATATGAAGTGTCTCATTGTATGAGAGTTCATCCTATCTCTTACCATCATACTGTATCCCGAGGGACAGGTCAGATCCATTTGTCAAAGTGAGGCATCA is drawn from Zingiber officinale cultivar Zhangliang chromosome 1B, Zo_v1.1, whole genome shotgun sequence and contains these coding sequences:
- the LOC122051017 gene encoding elongation factor 1-beta-like, translated to MAISFTDLHTETGLTTLEEFLSGKTFISGDQISKDDVKVFAAVAKPGDGFPNVSRWYSSVSVVLSPRFPGEALGVKIGSQAAVSAAAPSADVSKEAADGDDDDLDLFGDETEEDKKAAEEREVAVKASSKKKESGKSSVLLDVKPWDDETDMKKLEEAVRSVEMPGLLWGASKLVAVGYGIKKLQIMMTIVDDLVSVDSLIEETLTQEPHNEYIQSCDIVAFNKI
- the LOC122051024 gene encoding uncharacterized protein LOC122051024 isoform X1, which gives rise to MGKVGKNQSESAFPPASTAEDDAGDGCTRLRRIVRLRCVAALVLGVAMLLSVIFWLPPFLRHYGGHKGHSGDLTFAADIIASFKLQKSLSMLNTNLPRLQLDIFEEIGVPNSWVSIISLEPISDTNWTTVVFGVLPYPSTAMISSTALSILRSSFMSLVVRQSTFHLTTSLFGNSSSFEVLKFPKGITIIPPQNIFLLQKVHTFFTFKLNFPINQVEDKIGELRDQMKVGLLLTSNENLYIKLTNLEGSTVAPPTRVQISIMLAVGNHQPSLRRLKQLAKNIRDSSEGNLGLNHTVFGKVKQVRLSSFIRYSLTKRGSEIPSPAPQPNVNHIHRFHHHWQHHVHHHHTDVPPVLAPSHNNHESQASSSFQYGFPSKSKTRDHLTPASLPLAPQTKSAAHEAASKHVSAHAGAPASSALPSSAQLLAPHGNQDPLLPSPCVLPVSPSPAVPFHNAPTGRGGENTDSCDQALSTLLDTSAASTSYSPTWVLALLIALVSL
- the LOC122051024 gene encoding uncharacterized protein LOC122051024 isoform X2 → MGKVGKNQSESAFPPASTAEDDAGDGCTRLRRIVRLRCVAALVLGVAMLLSVIFWLPPFLRHYGGHKGHSGDLTFAADIIASFKLQKSLSMLNTNLPRLQLDIFEEIGVPNSWVSIISLEPISDTNWTTVVFGVLPYPSTAMISSTALSILRSSFMSLVVRQSTFHLTTSLFGNSSSFEVLKFPKGITIIPPQNIFLLQKVHTFFTFKLNFPINQVEDKIGELRDQMKVGLLLTSNENLYIKLTNLEGSTVAPPTRVQISIMLAVGNHQPSLRRLKQLAKNIRDSSEGNLGLNHTVFGKVKQVRLSSFIRYSLTKRGSEIPSPAPQPNVNHIHRFHHHWQHHVHHHHTDVPPVLAPSHNNHESQASSSFQYGFPSKSKTRDHLTPASLPLAPQTKSAAHEAASKHVSAHAGAPASSALPSSAQLLAPHAAASTSYSPTWVLALLIALVSL
- the LOC122051024 gene encoding uncharacterized protein LOC122051024 isoform X3, yielding MGKVGKNQSESAFPPASTAEDDAGDGCTRLRRIVRLRCVAALVLGVAMLLSVIFWLPPFLRHYGGHKGHSGDLTFAADIIASFKLQKSLSMLNTNLPRLQLDIFEEIGVPNSWVSIISLEPISDTNWTTVVFGVLPYPSTAMISSTALSILRSSFMSLVVRQSTFHLTTSLFGNSSSFEVLKFPKGITIIPPQNIFLLQKVHTFFTFKLNFPINQVEDKIGELRDQMKVGLLLTSNENLYIKLTNLEGSTVAPPTRVQISIMLAVGNHQPSLRRLKQLAKNIRDSSEGNLGLNHTVFGKVKQLLLLPVILQRGFLHCS